One Nicotiana tomentosiformis chromosome 4, ASM39032v3, whole genome shotgun sequence genomic window carries:
- the LOC138909488 gene encoding uncharacterized protein, with amino-acid sequence MLQTAGILETSGVSFTTFQFSRASFRWWEAYERHRSIGVVPLTWHEFSILFLEKFVSHPRREELRRQFEQLRQDERVSRVFDKVVDIARQNEMVHSQERVKRKAKRPRGSGDFSGVPLGGQFYRGRGHSYRPALTGHPAHHGASASHSSYSAHSGQSSFSSLPLQSSHHASSSQASTGNSSSYQEQQFRQRRGCFECREFGHYKRNCPKLLSGDP; translated from the exons atgcttcagacagcaggtattctggagaccagtggggtctcgttcactacttttcagttttctagggcttccttcagatggtgggaggcttatgagaggcacagATCGATTGGtgtagtaccacttacatggcatgagttctccattctctttttggagaagtttgtgtcacatcctcgcagagaggagctgcgcagacagtttgagcagttacgtcaagaTG agagagtgtCTCGTGTATTCGACAAGgtggtcgacattgctcgtcaaaATGAGATGGTTCATAGCCAAGAGCGGGTTAAAAGGAAGgcaaagaggcctcgtggttcaggtgatttcagcggtgttcctttagggggtcagttttaccgcggtaggggtcatTCTTACAGACCCGCTCTGACGGGTCATCcagctcatcatggtgcatcagctagccacagttcttacagtgctcactcaggccagtcttcattcagttcACTACCattgcagagttctcatcatgcctcgtcctctcaggcttctacaggtaattcctcgagttatcaggagcagcagttccgtcagaggaggggttgtttcgagtgcagagaATTTGGTCATTACAAGAGAAATTGTCCTAAATTGTTGAGTGGGGATCCATAG